A part of Schistosoma mansoni strain Puerto Rico chromosome W, complete genome genomic DNA contains:
- a CDS encoding putative oxalate:formate antiporter: protein MQGVSMPFGGLIAKKWGFRIVVAVSCLLDSISIFLTYVTVQRSFPGVIITYSVLQGLGLGFGYSVVLSVAATWFPKRRGLVVGVIVGGFGLGALVFTPIETALINPSNIPVDPKTRHFTHPDILDRVPVAFLILGGILLALQIIGFILLRPKPLESTQDQDTELVVRNRVNSDPNPVASEYAQEEPKLDVCVQPKQLFRHIDFYLLWFVMFCDIIPITIITSAYKLFGAQYIDDDQFLSIVATFSSLFNAGGRVIWGAIVDRLSFKIPMMIMLVIWAIVLLSFPHIGSLTGVGLKVMYAIWVFILFFSLSGVFVIQPAATGILFGPLNMAVNYGIIFTGFVRDKNVNMLLCHITHFC from the exons ATGCAGGGCGTTTCTATGCCGTTCGGTGGATTGATTGCTAAGAAGTGGGGCTTTCGTATTGTCGTTGCTGTCAGTTGTTTACTCGATAG TATTAGTATTTTTCTGACTTACGTCACTGTCCAGAGATCCTTTCCTGGAGTCATCATTACGTATTCTGTGCTGCAAGGGTTGGGGCTGGGTTTCGGCTATTCGGTAGTATTGTCTGTGGCCGCAACG TGGTTTCCAAAACGACGTGGTCTTGTAGTTGGTGTGATCGTTGGTGGCTTTGGCTTGGGAGCCCTGGTGTTCACTCCAATCGAAACTGCTTTAATCAATCCAAGCAATATCCCTGTTGACCCGAAAACAAG GCATTTTACGCATCCCGATATTCTTGATCGGGTTCCAGTTGCGTTTTTGATTCTTGGTGGTATTCTTCTTGCATTACAAATAATTGGATTTATATTATTGCGTCCAAAACCACTTGAAAGT ACACAAGATCAAGATACAGAACTTGTTGTACGGAATAGAGTAAACTCTGATCCTAATCCAGTTGCT AGCGAATATGCACAAGAGGAACCGAAATT GGATGTTTGTGTTCAACCCAAACAATTGTTTCGTCATATTGACTTTTATCTTTTATGGTTCGTGATGTTCTGTGATATTATACCAATCACTATAATAACATCAGCTTATAAA CTGTTTGGTGCTCAGTATATTGATGATGACCAATTCTTATCCATTGTGGCTACATTTTCGTCCCTTTTCAATGCTGGTGGTCGTGTTATTTGGGGTGCCATTGTTGATCGATTATCTTTTAAG ATACCAATGATGATCATGCTTGTAATCTGGGCAATAGTGCTATTATCATTCCCACATATTGGATCACTGACAGGTGTTGGATTAAAAGTTATGTATGCTATTTGGGTATTCATTTTGTTCTTTTCGCTGAGTGGTGTTTTCGTTATTCAACCTGCGGCTACTGGGATTCTTTTCGGTCCTTTAAATATGGCGGTGAATTATGGCATAATTTTCACCGGATTTGTAAGAGACAAGAATGTTAATATGTTGTTATGCCATATAACTCATTTTTGTTAA